A single Corvus hawaiiensis isolate bCorHaw1 chromosome 24, bCorHaw1.pri.cur, whole genome shotgun sequence DNA region contains:
- the ANKS1A gene encoding ankyrin repeat and SAM domain-containing protein 1A isoform X6 — MLEQSVGEWLESIGLQQYESKLLLNGFDDVRFLGCNVMEDQDLRDIGIGDPQHRRKLLQAARSLPKLKPLGCDGNSQPSVPAWLDSLGLQDYIQSFLSSGYSSIDTVKNLWELEIVNVLKVNLLGHRKRIIASLADRPYEEPPAKPPRFSQLRCQDLMSQTSSPLSQNDSCTGRSADLLLPSGDTAKRQHDRGTEVAPYSRAERYKAQEDRRESKLTLRPPSLAAPYAPVQNWQHQPEKLIFESCGYEANYLGSMLIKDLRGTESTQDACAKMRKSTEHMKKIPTIILSITYKGVKFIDASNKNVIAEHEIRNISCAAQDPEDLCTFAYITKDLQTSHHYCHVFSTVDVNLTYEIILTLGQAFEVAYQLALQAQRAKPLGAGAGEMIETKSSKPVPKPRAGMRKSALDPPEVDQDSQSHASVSWVVDPKQDSKRTLSTKYETTIF, encoded by the exons ggcTGTAATGTCATGGAAGACCAGGACCTTCGGGATATCGGGATCGGTGACCCGCAGCACCGCCGgaagctgctccaggctgctcgCTCCCTCCCGAAG TTGAAACCCCTGGGCTGTGATGGGAATAGCCAGCCCTCAGTTCCTGCATGGCTCGactccctggggctgcaggattACATCCAGTCCTTCCTCTCGAGTGGCTACAGCTCTATTGACACTGTGAAAAACCTCTGGGAGCTTGAGATAGTAAAC GTGCTGAAAGTGAACCTGCTGGGCCATCGGAAGAGGATCATCGCCTCGCTGGCAGACAGACCCTATGAGGAGCCACCAGCCAAGCCACCACGGTTCTCGCAGCTGAGA TGCCAGGACTTGATGTCCCAAACGTCGTCGCCCCTGAGCCAGAACGACTCCTGCACAGGCAGATCTGCCgatctcctgctgccctccgGGGACACTGCCAAGAGGCAACACGATCGTGGCACTGAGGTTGCTCCCTACTCCAGAGCTGAGCGCTACAAAGCACAG GAGGACCGTCGGGAGTCCAAGCTAACCCTGCgcccccccagcctggcagccccGTACGCCCCAGTCCAAAACTGGCAGCACCAGCCCGAGAAGCTCATCTTCGAGTCCTGCGGGTACGAGGCCAAC TACTTGGGCTCCATGTTGATCAAAGACCTCCGAGGGACGGAGTCTACACAGGATGCCTGTGCCAAGATGAGG aaaTCCACGGAGCACATGAAAAAGATCCCAACCATAATCCTGTCCATCACGTACAAAGGGGTGAAGTTCATCGACGCCTCCAACAAG AATGTCATTGCTGAGCACGAGATCCGGAACatctcctgtgctgctcaggaCCCCGAGGATCTCTGCACATTTGCCTACATCACGAAGGACCTGCAGACCAGCCATCACTACTGCCATGTCTTCAGCACTGTGGATGTG AACCTGACATACGAGATCATCCTCACGTTGGGGCAGGCGTTCGAGGTCGCCTACCAGCTCGCCCTGCAAGCCCAGAGAGCAAAGCCTctgggtgctggagcaggagaaatGATTGAAACAAAATCTTCCAAACCGGTGCCTAAACCACGAGCAGGCATGAGGAAATCCGCG CTGGATCCCCCTGAAGTGGACCAAGACTCCCAGTCTCATGCCAGTGTCTCCTGGGTCGTGGACCCCAAGCAGGACTCCAAGCGGACCCTCAGCACTAAGTATGAGACCACTATCTTCTAA